TTAACTGTAAATGATGAAGCGCTCTTTCCATACATGCGGAAAATCTTTCCTTCGTATACGGTTTCAAAAGATAATCGCAAGCCCCTACCTCGAATGCTTTGAGAGTATGCTCTCGATAAGCTGTAGTGAATACCAGTATCGGAAGATTCTCTCCTATTTCCTCTAAGACCTGTAGCCCCGTTTTTTCGGGAAGATTGATATCCAAAAACACCAGATCGAATTTTTCTTTTTTCAAAAGATCGATTGCCTGGGAGCCTGTTCTTGCTATCCCACCCACTTCGAACTGAGGCCAACTTTCTAAAAATTTACGAAGAAGGTCCCGAGCAGGCACCTCATCCTCTATGACTAAAACCTTATATAGCACGCTATTCATCTTGATGCGAATTCCAATCTTAATGTGGTGATTCCAAATTTATCTTTTTCTAATTTAAGTTCCGCTTCTCCGAAATTATACTCTAACCTGGATTTTATATTGTTTAAGGTGCGAGAAAATTCGGATTTTTTATACTCTGGTAACAAATGATGTTCTTGTTTTTCGTTCCCGTTATTTTTGATCTCTATTTTTATTCTTCCAAAACTTTCGGTGGCGCTAATTTCCAATATCCCCGCTTCGGAACGATTCTCCAATCCGTGTTTAAAACTATTTTCGACTAATGGCTGCAATGTGAGTGGGGGTATCCTAAGCCTGGAAAAGTCTCCCACTTTTTTAATATTGATCGTTAAAGAATCCGAAAATCGGATCCTTTGCAGTTCCAGATAGTTTACCGTAAAGTCCCACTCTTCCGAGAAAGGAATAGTTTTTTCGAAAATCCGATCCGATAAAAATCTGTATGTTTCCGAAAGTAAAATGAGTGCGTTATCCGCTTTTTGCGGATCAGTAACTAACAGGGAATGTATGGTGTTCAAAGTATTGAACAGATAATGAGGGTCCATCCGATTCTGAAAGGTCCTGTATTGGATATCCTTCAGTTCGCTTTCCATCTTTTTCCTTCTTTCAATTAGGATCTGCATGGATTTTTCCAGAAAGGAAATGAATAATGCCAGTATTAGGCTGCTTAAAAGAATATTATATGATCCTCCGTGAGGCCTTTCGACTCCTTCTCCAGCCAATAATAGTACATGAATGATCCCGCCTGACGCGACTCCTAGGACGGATGCGATCGCAGAAGCGACGACTAAAAAAGCTCCCGTAAAGAAAGCTCCTCTGTTCATTCGATTCAGGAATTCCACCGAAAACTCCACTATCGAACATACACAATGTGTGGTTACCTGTGTGGCCAAGAACACTTTCCAAAAAGGTGCCTTAGAATTGTGAGCGACTAACAACGAATTCATCGTGCCGATCACCGTATTTATGGTTAACCAAAACAGTATTTTAAAAGTACGCATAGAAAGAATGGTCGAAAAATTTTTTCCGTTTCCGACTCCACTGATCCCGTATTCTTTTAACCCGTCGATCCCCTTTTTACAATCTTATTCCAGGGAAAGTATCGTTTATTCCAATCGAATAGAAACTACAGAAATCGGATCGACCCGTTTATTAATTAGAAAGTCTGGTAGACAGGAGAGTAAGGATAGGTTTATCTAAACGAAATTTTTTCTTTACGACTTTTGTCGGCAAGTAATCGAGGGGGACCTCTTTGAAAAAGACATCTATTCGAAAACTGATCACCGCTGCATGTTTTATTATGGGATCCGTACATTTATCCGCTGAGGAAATAGTTACCACTAAGAAAGACGAACCGGACGGCTTTTACGGTTTGAAGATTGGCGGTATCCTCTCCCCTTCTTATAACCAGAGAATGAGAGACGGAGGTTCCGGTCTTACTAACGCATATCCGAACGAGGAACCCGGCTTCTCCACTCCTTGGACACTTTTGACCATCAATAAAGAATTTAAAGAAACAGGGGTCAGCTTGGAACTATGGGGAGAATTATTACGTTCTGCCCAAGTAAGCGCAGATACTAGAATGGATGGGGGAGTAAAATCTAATCCTTATATTTTAGGGATCAGAAGGGCTCTTATCCGCAAAACCTGGGAAACAGGGTTAGGAGAATACTCGCTAACGTTCGGTATGCAGGAACTCCCACATACTTATACCCAATGGAAAAATTATTGGAGATGGAGATATGTGGATAAAGGACCTCTTGAAAGTCTGGGATTCGCTCCTGCTCCCGCCGATATCGGGTTAGGTGGGACCGGAAAATGGGATAATAATATTTCCGCTCAAGTAATTCTTTCCAACGGAGAAGGTTACAGGCAGACCCAGAATACCGACTCCACAGGTTTCGATCTTTCTTCCAGACTCTCCTACGAGCCTAAGATAGGCGATGAGAACAGGATCGGTCTTCATTTCTTTTATAGATCAGCTAACTTAACAGGTGCTGCTTCTTCCGATTGTAAAGAAGGAACGGCATGTCTTGCGTCGGATAATAATCCTTCCACTTCCCTCAGAAAGGATGTTCGTTCCCTAGAAAGTGACTCTTATGCGGTGGAGGCTAATTTTGATCGTAAAAAAATTCTTAACTTCGGACTTGGATACGTGTTCAGAAAACAAAAAGGCGGAGAAGTCAGAGACGTTTCCAAACCGTTCGGTGCGGTAACCCCTGGATTAGATTCCACCGGAACTGCTGCTTACGCCTGGTTGTCTTTAGGATGGGGAGATTTTAGGATCGTGGGTAGATTAGAAGGCGGAAGTGGAAGAGACGGAGTTCTCGCCGCGAACCGAACTCAAATCAATCAGGTCATGCCGGGAAGTCCCGAATCGGATTATTGGAATATTCAAACCAATACCGTAGGGCCTTTGGTAAATTCCTCCGGTTATTCTGTTCATTCTTCGTTCAGAAGAGGTTCCGTATTCGCAGAATGGAATATTACGGATTCTTTACGTGTTTCCATTGGATACACTGAATCCAGGAACAGAGATAAGGACGGAGACAGAGAACAATCCTATGTGGACGGGTCCGGAAACGAAAGGACCAAAGCGGAGTATTTACAACAATTCCAAGGCGGTGCAAATAATGGGATCGTATCCTACGGCCGCCTGACCAAAGAGTTAACACTTTGGACCACCATCGAATTTTAAGGAGAAATTTATGAAACTAAGAGTGTGGATGATCTTAAGCTTAATGCTTTCCATCGGTTCCTTGGTTTTAGTGAGCCAAGAAAACAAAGAGAAGGACGCCAGGGTTTCCTTTCTGATCGGAAAAGTTCAGTTACAAAAAGGCGGCAAGGGAAGTTGGAACATTTTAAAACAAGGGGATTTGGTTTCCGAAGGAGATATTGTTTCCACCGGTAACGCTTCTAAAACCACCCTACTTTATAAAGGTTCCGAGTTTAAAGTATTGCCGAATACTAAACTGAAGATTTCAAGTCTGTACAACGAATCCAAAGACGGTAAATTAGAAGTGCAAAGCGGATTTGCCTGGTTCCAACTCGTGAACCTAAAAGGTAAAAAATTCGAGGTCAGCACCCCTACTACCACTGCGGGTGTGAGAGGAACTGCTTTCTCCGCATTCCATGATCATAAGTCCAAGGATTCTTCCTTCTGCACCTGTGAAGGTAAGGTCTTAATGAACGGGACCGGCGATCCAAAAGACGGAACCATGCAGGAAAAAGGAAATGGCGGTTATTATCCGGGAAGCGGAGAAGAACCTAAAAGAAGTTCTTACGAAGGGATTATCGTAAAATTTAAATCTCTTCCTCCTTTCAAGGACCTTATGAAAAAGAATATTTCCTTAAAGAACTGTTTATCTTGCCATACTCCTCAAGGCTGGACTCCGGAAGACTCCGTTCCGAGCGATGAGACTTACGGCGGAGGAAAAATGTAAATCTTTTATAAAGATTTTGGAATGTATGAGAGGCTCGGGATCCCGAGCCTCTTTTTTTGTCCTAAGGGCAGACAACCGTAGAGGCAGGATTAGAAGCCGCTGCTCCTTGAAATTGTAATGCACCGAATAGATATGGATAAGGCTCGGAGCCTGGAGTTACGTTATAAGTTTTCAACATAAGATTATCAGTATCCGCCTTTATATTACATGTAGTATTATTCGTAGGATGGTATAAAGAACTGATCGTCAACGTCCTAGGCAAAGGTACCTGTCTTAAAACGTTATTTACCAAAGGTACAATCAAAGAGCGGATCAATGGATCCACCACTTGGAAAATCCCTTTCGGATCTAAACCGAATGGATTGAAAGTATTCCCTTCCAAAATATCCAACGTGTAAGACATCTTACCAACGTCTTTGTTCAGTACTAGTTTTAATGCATTGAGTTTATCGTAAGTAGTGTTCCCGGTAGGATTCACAAATGGAACAAAATCAAAAACTCCATCCGCCTTGATACTTACCCTGGCCTTATTTAAAAGATATCTGCAACTATTAGCGGCCGTGTCCGCCGCCGCACTACTA
The window above is part of the Leptospira licerasiae serovar Varillal str. VAR 010 genome. Proteins encoded here:
- a CDS encoding FecR family protein, whose product is MKLRVWMILSLMLSIGSLVLVSQENKEKDARVSFLIGKVQLQKGGKGSWNILKQGDLVSEGDIVSTGNASKTTLLYKGSEFKVLPNTKLKISSLYNESKDGKLEVQSGFAWFQLVNLKGKKFEVSTPTTTAGVRGTAFSAFHDHKSKDSSFCTCEGKVLMNGTGDPKDGTMQEKGNGGYYPGSGEEPKRSSYEGIIVKFKSLPPFKDLMKKNISLKNCLSCHTPQGWTPEDSVPSDETYGGGKM
- a CDS encoding sensor histidine kinase, whose amino-acid sequence is MNSLLVAHNSKAPFWKVFLATQVTTHCVCSIVEFSVEFLNRMNRGAFFTGAFLVVASAIASVLGVASGGIIHVLLLAGEGVERPHGGSYNILLSSLILALFISFLEKSMQILIERRKKMESELKDIQYRTFQNRMDPHYLFNTLNTIHSLLVTDPQKADNALILLSETYRFLSDRIFEKTIPFSEEWDFTVNYLELQRIRFSDSLTINIKKVGDFSRLRIPPLTLQPLVENSFKHGLENRSEAGILEISATESFGRIKIEIKNNGNEKQEHHLLPEYKKSEFSRTLNNIKSRLEYNFGEAELKLEKDKFGITTLRLEFASR
- a CDS encoding LytR/AlgR family response regulator transcription factor; amino-acid sequence: MNSVLYKVLVIEDEVPARDLLRKFLESWPQFEVGGIARTGSQAIDLLKKEKFDLVFLDINLPEKTGLQVLEEIGENLPILVFTTAYREHTLKAFEVGACDYLLKPYTKERFSACMERALHHLQLKTISNSRASGEPDPVFVFRDGGLIHRVLYADLYYLTANGKRSVLHTKDGDYETAKLLGDLEKELPKTDFLRIHRKHMVNRSLVSAAKSQAGGAYTIYLKDEDETNLPVGREFVEGVKSLFGK